One part of the Parabacteroides distasonis ATCC 8503 genome encodes these proteins:
- a CDS encoding YccF domain-containing protein produces the protein MKFLGNIIWLLFGGIITSVEYLISSLILMITIIGIPFGLQTLKLAILALWPFGSRVVDEGNSGGCLSLIMNVIWIFVGGFWICLTHLGFGLLLCITIIGIPFGMQHFKMAALALAPFGKSIQ, from the coding sequence ATGAAATTCTTGGGGAATATAATATGGTTACTCTTCGGAGGGATTATAACAAGTGTAGAATATCTGATATCCAGCCTAATACTAATGATAACGATCATTGGTATACCTTTTGGCCTCCAGACCTTAAAATTAGCGATACTGGCTTTATGGCCTTTTGGCAGCCGTGTCGTAGACGAGGGGAATTCCGGAGGATGCCTGTCACTTATCATGAATGTGATCTGGATATTCGTCGGAGGCTTTTGGATTTGCCTTACGCATCTGGGATTCGGCCTTTTGCTATGTATCACGATCATCGGCATCCCTTTCGGCATGCAACATTTTAAGATGGCGGCGTTGGCCTTGGCTCCTTTCGGAAAGAGCATCCAATAA
- a CDS encoding M23 family metallopeptidase, protein MNKRRQMDKKLPICIVLAMLMSCFSCKQPQQPTEDADMDTQWVDSSQHLYQYGICIDSLDVKEYLMKNGDNPASIFSGLGFTALKADSISRASTHVLDPTKLRAGMHYYTFSTVDSLETIRYIAFAKSLTDYAVIDLTGDTINAYEFNKPITLKKKYTEGVLNSSLWNVIKANGGDPYLAIKISDVYAWQIDFFDIKDGDSFKVLYNEAYIDDTTALSIASIEGAIFTHQGKEFVAIPFTQDSIFEYFDEEGNSLRKAFLKAPLDFFRITSRFTNARFHPILKRYRAHHGVDYAAPAGTPVRSIGAGTVIAKGYQNGGGNFLKVKHNSVYTTTYMHLSRFAKGIQVGSHVQQGQEIAYVGSTGLSTGPHLDFRVHKNGQPIDPLKMEAPPSEPVKPAYRDSFAFVKRQILAEIDSFHVATVSKASVIYEKDSINHLNN, encoded by the coding sequence ATGAACAAACGAAGACAAATGGACAAGAAACTACCTATATGTATCGTATTAGCCATGTTGATGAGTTGTTTCTCCTGCAAACAGCCCCAACAGCCCACGGAAGACGCAGACATGGATACGCAGTGGGTGGATAGCTCACAACATCTGTATCAATACGGCATCTGTATCGATTCCTTGGACGTAAAAGAGTATTTGATGAAAAACGGGGATAATCCCGCCTCCATCTTCTCCGGGCTGGGCTTCACGGCCTTGAAAGCAGACAGTATCAGCAGGGCATCCACCCATGTCCTCGATCCGACGAAACTGCGAGCCGGCATGCATTATTACACATTTTCCACGGTAGATTCCTTGGAGACGATCCGATATATCGCCTTCGCCAAGTCGCTGACCGATTATGCCGTAATCGACTTGACCGGAGATACGATCAACGCCTATGAATTTAATAAGCCGATCACCCTCAAGAAAAAATATACGGAAGGAGTATTAAACTCTTCCTTATGGAACGTGATCAAGGCCAACGGAGGTGATCCGTATCTGGCGATCAAGATATCGGACGTGTACGCTTGGCAAATCGATTTCTTTGACATCAAGGATGGAGACTCTTTCAAGGTTCTATACAATGAGGCTTACATCGACGATACCACCGCCTTGAGCATCGCCTCTATCGAGGGGGCGATCTTTACGCATCAAGGCAAAGAGTTTGTAGCGATTCCTTTCACCCAAGACAGTATCTTCGAATACTTCGATGAGGAAGGGAACAGCCTTCGCAAGGCGTTCCTGAAAGCACCGCTGGACTTTTTCCGGATCACATCCCGTTTTACGAACGCCCGTTTTCACCCGATCCTCAAACGATACCGGGCGCATCATGGGGTTGATTATGCGGCACCGGCCGGTACACCGGTACGCAGCATCGGAGCTGGTACGGTTATCGCCAAGGGATATCAAAACGGCGGGGGCAATTTCCTGAAAGTGAAACATAACTCCGTATACACCACGACTTATATGCACTTAAGCCGCTTCGCCAAAGGAATCCAAGTAGGCAGCCATGTGCAACAAGGCCAAGAGATCGCTTATGTAGGCTCTACCGGACTCTCTACCGGGCCGCACCTAGACTTCCGTGTCCACAAAAACGGGCAGCCTATCGATCCGCTAAAAATGGAAGCTCCCCCTTCTGAACCGGTGAAACCGGCCTATAGGGATAGTTTCGCTTTCGTTAAGCGGCAAATCTTGGCGGAAATAGATAGCTTTCATGTAGCCACAGTTAGCAAAGCATCTGTTATATATGAGAAAGATAGTATCAACCATTTAAATAACTAG
- a CDS encoding MATE family efflux transporter → MYRLFRAPRGLRGKLFKLTGPIFLETLLMLTLGVVDTLMLSHHSDNAVAAVGVVNQLLNMVFLLFNITTTGTSVMCALYFGAKDNKSFIQVLGTSLLFNAGVGCLISLMLFLFGREMLVLMDIRPDLMPDAETYMHIVGGFGFFQAVSFTISAVLRAANKPNYAMQVTLLINVLNVFGNYALIFGHFGFPALGVQGAAISTSVCRGVAMTLLFIMLFKRLVPRIPLAYFRPFPFQKLRDVLKIGLPSAAEQISYDASQVTIVYFINMLGNEYLTARVYVMNIVIIGYIFSLSIAQATSICTGNLVGARKKQAAYLLSWYAWRRSLLITLVASTGVYLLGRPLLGIFTENQAIITIAMGALLVDVLLEQGRATVLLFLFCLRSVGDVVVPVIIELFCMWFFAVFCGYMFGIVFGLGLAGMWFAFALDECSRGAVLCLRWRTQKWKKRMLIKNPVNIS, encoded by the coding sequence ATGTATAGACTATTCCGTGCCCCGAGAGGGCTGAGAGGCAAATTATTTAAATTAACAGGGCCTATCTTTCTGGAAACCTTGCTGATGTTGACTTTAGGCGTGGTGGATACGCTTATGTTGAGCCATCATTCCGATAATGCGGTGGCAGCGGTAGGTGTGGTTAATCAATTGCTGAACATGGTATTTCTGCTGTTCAATATTACCACGACCGGAACGTCTGTCATGTGCGCCCTCTATTTTGGGGCGAAAGATAATAAGAGTTTTATTCAGGTGTTAGGAACCTCCTTGTTGTTTAACGCCGGCGTAGGTTGCTTGATCAGCTTGATGCTTTTCTTGTTCGGTAGGGAGATGTTGGTCCTGATGGATATCCGTCCGGATCTGATGCCGGACGCTGAGACTTATATGCACATTGTCGGAGGGTTCGGCTTCTTCCAAGCGGTTAGTTTTACGATATCGGCGGTGCTCCGTGCGGCGAACAAGCCGAATTACGCGATGCAGGTGACCTTGCTGATCAATGTATTGAATGTGTTTGGAAATTATGCATTGATATTTGGCCATTTCGGTTTTCCTGCCCTCGGTGTACAAGGAGCGGCTATCTCTACCTCTGTTTGCCGGGGAGTGGCGATGACACTTTTGTTTATCATGCTGTTCAAGCGGTTGGTGCCTCGTATCCCTTTGGCTTATTTCCGTCCGTTCCCGTTTCAGAAGTTGAGAGACGTGTTGAAGATCGGTTTGCCTTCGGCAGCGGAACAAATCTCGTATGATGCCTCGCAGGTGACGATTGTCTACTTTATCAATATGCTGGGTAATGAGTACTTGACAGCTCGTGTTTATGTGATGAATATCGTAATAATCGGCTATATCTTTTCTTTGTCGATCGCACAAGCTACTTCTATTTGTACCGGCAATTTGGTGGGCGCGAGGAAGAAGCAAGCCGCTTATTTATTGAGTTGGTATGCTTGGAGGAGGTCATTGCTGATTACGCTGGTCGCTAGTACCGGGGTTTATCTGCTGGGACGTCCTTTATTGGGGATATTCACGGAGAATCAAGCAATCATAACGATTGCGATGGGAGCCTTGCTGGTAGATGTACTCTTGGAGCAAGGGCGGGCCACGGTACTGCTGTTCTTATTCTGCTTGCGTTCGGTAGGCGACGTTGTGGTCCCGGTAATTATCGAGTTATTCTGTATGTGGTTCTTTGCCGTGTTCTGCGGGTATATGTTCGGTATCGTGTTCGGATTAGGCTTAGCGGGGATGTGGTTCGCTTTTGCTTTGGACGAGTGTTCCAGGGGAGCGGTACTCTGTTTGCGGTGGCGAACGCAGAAGTGGAAAAAGAGGATGTTAATCAAGAATCCTGTTAATATAAGCTAA
- a CDS encoding META domain-containing protein, giving the protein MKKVLFYAFLLPAFVGMMFSCSDVKTDVKKLEGKWNVVEVKGEKVLEEGLPQMDFNMAEKKLHGNTGCNLFNTTITLDPEDVSSITIAPGATTMMACPNMDLETSVLQSMDQVRSVKGGKDENEMLLVDQDGNVLLVLERN; this is encoded by the coding sequence ATGAAAAAGGTATTGTTTTATGCGTTTTTGCTTCCCGCTTTCGTTGGGATGATGTTTTCTTGTTCAGATGTCAAGACAGATGTGAAGAAGTTGGAAGGTAAATGGAATGTGGTAGAAGTGAAAGGTGAGAAAGTCTTGGAAGAAGGCCTGCCGCAGATGGACTTCAATATGGCTGAGAAGAAATTACATGGAAATACAGGCTGTAATTTATTCAATACGACGATCACGTTAGATCCGGAAGATGTATCTTCTATTACGATCGCTCCGGGCGCTACAACTATGATGGCTTGTCCGAATATGGATTTGGAGACGAGCGTGCTTCAATCGATGGATCAGGTTCGTTCCGTGAAGGGCGGAAAAGATGAGAATGAGATGTTGCTGGTAGACCAAGATGGTAATGTATTATTAGTATTGGAGAGAAATTAA
- a CDS encoding META domain-containing protein: MRKGLFYICLLLVGVGLFAGCKSKKAVVASFSDLDGEWGVVEMNGKTLNPEETHQVLVFDVARQGLSGNAGCNRLMGKIEYNDAYRNIIKFPQVATTRMACPDMSGERELLEALNKVVRFEAQGEAAPVTEIALFGTNNDKLLVIKKQK, translated from the coding sequence ATGCGAAAAGGTCTTTTTTATATTTGCCTGCTTTTGGTAGGCGTCGGTTTGTTCGCCGGCTGTAAATCCAAGAAAGCGGTGGTAGCTTCTTTCTCGGATCTGGATGGTGAATGGGGTGTCGTGGAGATGAACGGTAAGACGTTGAATCCCGAGGAGACTCATCAGGTTTTGGTGTTCGACGTGGCTCGTCAAGGGCTTTCGGGAAATGCCGGTTGCAATCGGTTGATGGGGAAGATCGAATATAATGATGCTTATAGAAATATCATTAAGTTCCCACAGGTAGCGACTACCCGAATGGCTTGCCCGGATATGAGCGGCGAACGTGAGTTGCTGGAAGCGCTTAATAAGGTGGTGCGCTTTGAGGCACAGGGTGAGGCGGCTCCTGTTACGGAAATCGCTTTGTTCGGGACCAATAATGATAAGTTGTTGGTGATCAAAAAGCAAAAATAA
- a CDS encoding TonB-dependent receptor plug domain-containing protein produces MNYWESHTQVAVRFRRFDRKRYAAFRSMHKVINIGVVTASTLLFALPDTAQAQKVIEPNRTGEEASVELEEVEVTASRAPIARNQATKIVTVIPAREIAAAPVTSIQDLLEYAAGIDVRQRGEGGTQADISIRGGTFDQIAVLLNGVNLSNPQTGHYSFDLPVNLSDIERIEVVSGPSSRIFGASAFAGAINIITKTGKENRISTDNYAGMHKLWKLEAAINHATTHFGQRLSAGYASSGGYIDNTDFKQLNLFWQSELKSEEADFQFQAGYNDKGYGANSFYSASYPNQYDKTRRFFLSAGGETHGKIKFTPKVYWTRHFDRYELFRSDPADWYTGHNYHETEVFGANLNATTQWKLGRTSMGVEFRNEGVKSNVLGKPMKEPQDVPFEKEGQYLKSDNRSNISYFLEHNVLLRRFTLSVGVLANYNSALNERIHFYPGIDASYRIGDNVRLYGSWNRALRMPTFTDLYYEGKTNKGNPDLKPEESEAFEVGLKYNTYFLRAHIAGFYRKGKNMIDWVKEKPEDIWESQNLTKVDNLGFETNLSLLPRELGNERFFIRKIELGYAFIHQDKDSEGYISNYALDYLKHKFTAQLSHSIWKGFSATWYVRWQDRAGSYTKYENLKPAYEEPYAPYCLVDMKVNWEYQRLNLYAELNNLLNSTYYDLGNIPQPGIWFKAGFRYSFKY; encoded by the coding sequence ATGAATTATTGGGAGTCGCATACCCAAGTCGCCGTACGTTTCCGCCGATTCGACCGGAAACGTTACGCCGCGTTCCGGAGTATGCACAAAGTCATTAACATTGGAGTCGTAACAGCAAGCACGTTACTATTCGCCCTGCCCGACACGGCGCAAGCCCAAAAGGTAATCGAGCCTAACCGGACCGGCGAGGAAGCTTCCGTAGAGCTGGAAGAGGTAGAAGTTACCGCCTCCCGTGCGCCTATCGCACGGAACCAAGCGACCAAGATCGTGACAGTCATTCCCGCCCGTGAGATCGCGGCGGCGCCTGTCACCAGTATCCAAGATCTTTTAGAATATGCCGCGGGAATAGACGTCCGGCAACGAGGAGAAGGAGGCACCCAAGCCGATATCTCCATCCGGGGAGGGACGTTCGACCAAATAGCGGTTCTCTTAAACGGGGTCAACCTCTCCAACCCACAAACCGGCCATTATAGTTTTGACCTCCCGGTGAATCTCTCGGACATAGAGCGCATCGAGGTGGTATCCGGCCCTTCTTCCCGTATATTCGGGGCCAGCGCTTTCGCCGGAGCGATCAATATCATCACGAAAACAGGAAAAGAGAACAGGATCTCGACCGACAATTACGCCGGAATGCATAAGCTCTGGAAACTGGAGGCTGCCATCAATCATGCGACCACTCATTTCGGACAGCGCCTTTCCGCAGGGTATGCCTCGTCCGGAGGGTATATAGACAATACGGACTTCAAACAATTAAATCTTTTTTGGCAATCGGAACTTAAAAGCGAGGAGGCCGATTTCCAATTCCAAGCCGGATACAACGACAAAGGTTATGGAGCGAATAGCTTCTACTCCGCTTCCTATCCCAACCAATACGACAAGACTCGCCGCTTCTTCCTCTCCGCCGGAGGAGAAACACATGGCAAAATCAAGTTCACCCCCAAGGTATACTGGACCCGACATTTCGACCGGTACGAGTTGTTCCGTAGCGATCCCGCCGATTGGTATACCGGGCATAATTACCATGAGACGGAAGTATTCGGAGCCAACCTCAACGCCACGACACAGTGGAAACTAGGAAGAACCAGTATGGGCGTGGAATTCCGAAACGAGGGAGTAAAGAGTAATGTATTAGGCAAGCCGATGAAGGAACCGCAGGATGTTCCTTTCGAGAAAGAGGGGCAATATCTAAAAAGCGATAACCGAAGTAACATCAGCTACTTTCTTGAGCATAACGTATTATTACGCCGCTTCACGTTGTCAGTCGGGGTCTTGGCAAACTATAATTCGGCCTTAAACGAACGGATTCATTTCTATCCGGGAATAGATGCCAGTTACCGTATCGGGGACAATGTCCGTCTGTATGGGAGCTGGAACCGGGCATTGCGCATGCCGACTTTCACCGATCTTTATTATGAGGGTAAGACGAATAAAGGAAATCCAGACCTAAAACCGGAGGAAAGCGAGGCATTCGAGGTCGGACTGAAATACAACACTTACTTCCTCCGGGCTCATATAGCCGGCTTTTACCGAAAAGGTAAGAACATGATCGATTGGGTGAAAGAGAAACCGGAAGATATCTGGGAAAGCCAAAATCTGACAAAAGTCGATAACCTTGGTTTCGAGACTAACCTGAGTTTATTACCGAGGGAACTGGGCAACGAACGGTTCTTTATCCGGAAAATAGAACTGGGATATGCGTTTATCCATCAAGACAAGGATAGTGAGGGGTATATATCGAATTATGCGTTAGATTATCTGAAGCACAAGTTCACGGCTCAATTAAGCCATTCTATCTGGAAAGGTTTTTCGGCCACTTGGTATGTCCGTTGGCAAGACCGGGCAGGTAGTTATACTAAATACGAGAATCTTAAGCCGGCTTATGAGGAACCTTACGCTCCTTATTGCTTAGTAGATATGAAAGTAAATTGGGAATATCAGCGGTTAAATCTATATGCGGAGTTAAATAATCTGCTCAATTCCACTTATTATGATCTGGGAAATATCCCCCAACCGGGTATTTGGTTTAAGGCAGGATTCCGTTATAGTTTCAAATATTAA
- a CDS encoding exo-beta-N-acetylmuramidase NamZ family protein produces MKQIFIFLVILFSLTPTVYSQNAPLKLGAERMDVVIRLLKDKRVGLVVNQTSILEKRQIHLLDALVAEGIDVKKVFAPEHGFRGTGDAGEEIKDSRDLKTGIPIISIYGKNKKPSAEQLGDLDVIVFDIQDVGARFYTYISTMHYVMEACAENNKEFIVLDRPNPNDFVDGPIRQKGFESFVGVDPLPILHGLTVGELAWMINKEGWLKSTPDTCRLKIVKMENWKHGDPYWLPVKPSPNLPNDQSIRLYPSLCFFEATNVSVGRGTYYPFQVLGFPDPKYGDFTFTPTSLPGFDTNPLQKDKVCYGIDLREYPFEGGLTLRFFLDFYNKAGKDQAFFFSRPNWFDLLAGTKQLRYQIVRGLSEKEIRESWKPELDQYKAMRKKYLLYPDYPTQNKK; encoded by the coding sequence ATGAAACAGATCTTTATATTTCTAGTCATACTTTTTAGCTTGACGCCAACGGTTTATTCACAAAACGCCCCGTTAAAGCTAGGTGCCGAGCGGATGGATGTCGTCATCCGTTTGCTTAAGGATAAGCGGGTCGGATTAGTGGTCAACCAGACTTCCATTTTGGAAAAGCGGCAGATTCATTTATTAGATGCGCTAGTAGCGGAAGGCATAGACGTTAAGAAGGTGTTCGCTCCGGAACATGGATTCCGGGGAACCGGTGATGCCGGAGAGGAGATAAAAGATAGCCGGGACTTGAAAACAGGCATCCCCATCATCTCTATTTATGGAAAAAATAAGAAACCGTCCGCCGAGCAACTGGGCGACCTCGACGTGATTGTTTTCGATATACAAGATGTAGGTGCCCGTTTCTACACCTATATCAGTACGATGCATTACGTGATGGAAGCCTGCGCCGAAAACAACAAAGAGTTTATCGTGTTGGACCGCCCGAACCCAAATGACTTTGTAGACGGGCCGATCCGCCAAAAGGGATTTGAGTCTTTCGTAGGTGTCGATCCGCTCCCGATCTTGCACGGCTTAACCGTAGGGGAATTGGCATGGATGATCAATAAGGAAGGCTGGCTGAAAAGTACGCCCGATACCTGCCGGTTAAAGATCGTAAAGATGGAGAATTGGAAACACGGAGATCCCTATTGGTTGCCGGTCAAGCCCTCTCCGAACCTCCCGAATGACCAGTCTATCCGCCTGTATCCGTCGCTTTGCTTTTTTGAGGCTACGAACGTTAGCGTGGGAAGAGGAACCTATTATCCGTTTCAAGTACTAGGTTTCCCGGACCCTAAATACGGGGATTTCACTTTTACCCCGACCTCCTTGCCCGGATTCGATACCAATCCCTTGCAAAAGGATAAAGTATGTTACGGCATCGATCTGCGGGAATATCCGTTCGAAGGAGGATTAACCTTGCGATTCTTCCTCGACTTCTACAATAAAGCGGGAAAGGATCAAGCCTTTTTCTTCTCCCGTCCGAACTGGTTCGATTTATTGGCAGGCACGAAGCAGCTCCGCTACCAGATCGTAAGGGGCTTATCCGAGAAAGAGATCCGGGAAAGTTGGAAACCCGAGCTGGATCAATACAAGGCCATGCGTAAAAAGTATTTACTTTATCCGGACTATCCTACTCAAAATAAAAAATAA
- a CDS encoding nucleotidyltransferase domain-containing protein, giving the protein MFGLSDNVVEELREVFRRYGNIRRVLIFGSRAKGTSHAGSDIDLAMDGEDITFGQQLDINNRIDDLGLLYKVDLLNYQKQKGTPIGEHIDRVGKIFYSR; this is encoded by the coding sequence ATGTTTGGATTAAGCGATAACGTGGTTGAAGAGTTGCGTGAGGTATTTCGCAGGTATGGCAACATACGGCGTGTACTTATCTTTGGCTCGCGAGCCAAAGGCACGAGTCATGCAGGCTCAGACATCGACCTTGCCATGGATGGAGAAGATATCACCTTTGGCCAACAGCTCGACATAAACAACCGTATCGATGATTTGGGTTTACTTTACAAAGTCGACTTGCTTAATTATCAGAAACAAAAAGGGACTCCTATCGGGGAACATATCGACCGAGTAGGTAAAATTTTCTATTCAAGATAG
- a CDS encoding HI0074 family nucleotidyltransferase substrate-binding subunit encodes MSRDIRWLQRFDNFSKACARLLTITDTMEYDALSELEKEGLIQRFEYTFELAWKVLQDYMQYLGFQFQTGPNTTLQLAFENGLIKDHDRWRKMAKARILTSHTYNEGEADEIAKGIYADYAPLLRELRDLLIIRKNETENKDLF; translated from the coding sequence ATGAGCAGGGATATTCGTTGGTTGCAACGTTTCGATAATTTCTCCAAAGCATGTGCCCGTTTATTGACAATAACGGATACGATGGAATATGATGCTTTATCGGAACTGGAGAAAGAGGGGCTTATTCAACGTTTTGAATATACGTTTGAGTTGGCTTGGAAGGTGTTGCAAGATTATATGCAATATCTGGGATTCCAATTCCAGACAGGCCCGAACACGACCCTTCAGTTGGCTTTTGAGAATGGATTGATAAAGGATCATGATCGATGGCGAAAGATGGCAAAAGCCCGAATCCTGACCTCGCATACATACAACGAGGGCGAGGCGGATGAGATCGCAAAAGGGATTTACGCAGACTACGCTCCCTTGTTAAGGGAACTAAGGGATTTGCTGATTATTCGTAAGAACGAGACGGAGAACAAAGATCTATTTTAA
- a CDS encoding AAA family ATPase, producing MENKPFIFGVATSGDNFTDREKETERLLLNFQHGVNTVLISPRRWGKTSLVQKACHLAQSDKLKVVYLDIFSCRSDRDFYDAFAAAILKQTSSKLDEWLENTKLFLSRISPKISIGTDPMTDFSISLEMNPQSNDVDEILQLPEKIAQKKGYNIVVCIDEFQQIAEFKDSKTFQKRLRSVWQLQKSVSYCLFGSKKHLMNELFEKKSLPFYKFGDAIYLPKIGTCDWINYICGRFEATGKQISKELAEKICQRVDNHSSYVQQLAWLVWIHTDKVATEQNFEEAYQDIIDQNTPLFEKQTESLTTYQMNFLRAILDGVHSEFTTQEILQKYKLGSSANVSIVKRALVKKELIEIEKRKVIIPDPVMKVWLKKELGGV from the coding sequence ATGGAGAATAAGCCTTTTATATTCGGAGTCGCGACATCGGGCGATAATTTTACCGATCGCGAGAAAGAGACAGAGCGTCTATTGTTGAACTTTCAGCATGGTGTAAATACGGTACTGATTTCACCTCGTCGTTGGGGCAAGACTTCTTTAGTGCAGAAAGCATGTCACTTGGCGCAATCCGACAAATTGAAAGTCGTGTATCTTGATATATTCTCATGCCGTAGCGACAGGGATTTTTATGATGCGTTCGCTGCAGCCATTCTCAAACAAACTTCCTCAAAGTTAGATGAATGGCTGGAGAATACCAAGCTATTCCTCTCACGTATCAGCCCTAAAATATCCATAGGCACCGATCCCATGACAGATTTTTCCATATCACTTGAGATGAATCCTCAAAGTAATGATGTTGATGAGATATTACAACTTCCCGAAAAAATAGCGCAAAAGAAGGGATATAATATTGTCGTATGTATCGATGAATTTCAACAGATTGCCGAATTTAAGGATTCGAAGACATTCCAAAAGCGATTACGTTCCGTGTGGCAATTACAAAAGTCGGTGTCTTATTGCTTGTTCGGTAGCAAGAAGCATTTGATGAATGAACTATTTGAAAAAAAGAGTCTTCCCTTTTATAAATTCGGCGATGCTATTTATCTGCCAAAAATCGGGACTTGTGATTGGATCAATTATATATGTGGTCGTTTTGAGGCTACAGGTAAGCAGATTTCAAAAGAACTGGCTGAAAAGATATGCCAAAGGGTAGACAATCATTCATCCTATGTGCAGCAATTAGCATGGTTGGTATGGATTCATACAGATAAGGTCGCTACGGAGCAGAACTTTGAGGAGGCATATCAGGATATCATCGATCAAAACACTCCGCTATTCGAGAAACAGACCGAAAGTCTGACGACTTATCAAATGAATTTTTTACGCGCCATTCTAGATGGAGTACATAGCGAGTTTACCACGCAAGAGATTCTACAGAAATATAAACTTGGCTCATCGGCAAATGTCAGTATCGTAAAGAGGGCATTAGTTAAAAAAGAGTTGATTGAAATAGAGAAACGCAAGGTCATCATTCCAGATCCGGTGATGAAAGTGTGGCTAAAAAAGGAATTGGGAGGCGTTTAA